Part of the Quercus lobata isolate SW786 chromosome 6, ValleyOak3.0 Primary Assembly, whole genome shotgun sequence genome, CCCAATTTTATCCTACGGGTTTGAGTGAATCAACAAATTAGGATACGATTTTGTCAGCTCTAAGCAAACCCATATTTACTATACTTTGTTTAATCCGAGTTGAGCTCTTGAGTGAGTGGCTAGTATGATTTGGGGTCATTTTGACTTTGCCCcctaacatttaaaaattttaatttgcttCCCTAATGTTAGGGGTTCATTTTGATTGAAAGCCCCTTCGTTAATGTCCATGTTGATGTTAAGTGACACCTAAGCCTACCACATGTGTTACTTGGTTCAATTAAATCATGTcacataattttaattataccacgtaattaaataaacaaaaaacttttaaaaatgaaaataaatcctaaaatctaataaaccttttttttttttttcattttagctGATTCTTAGATGAACATGGATGAACACGATGAATAAACcaagaaaattcaaacccaaaaaaatcaaacctataaaattcaaatatagaaaagaaaaaaaccataaaatataaaaacattttaaaaatatattacgGAATACTATAACTAGGTGGTATAAGGACATGATTATTTCTACATAaccttttttataaaatttaaaagcaaaataatttcCCAAAAAGGCAAGTGTTACATATATTATGAAtgagtttttaaatttgagaagtgtcacatttacaacattttcataatactttcataaaaaattatatgcagtaagttgtaattagttcaaatttaaatctactactgaaattacttttttgtctaccaataacaatctgtcacttataatttattgtaaaaatgttgtgaaaacatcataaatatatcatttctctttaaattttggtatttcATATTTCTTAAGAAGTTAACTTGagattttggatttggattggATGCAGTGTTGAATTGCATTGAATTCATCCAAATAATGACATGTTCAATAATTGACCCATGACATTATTTGAATGGATCCCATGCATTGAACTCAATCCTTACATGCGCTCAAATCACACACGTAAATATatcaaagaaattcaaaattaaattggtATTTATGTTTGTTCTCagctgaaaagtgaaaatacTTCCTTAGGCCAAACATGTATGTGACAGTTGACTGTGGAAATGGATTAGGGCATATTTGGAGGGAATCCCACAGCCACTAGCTCCAAACCCAATCAATCAATCATGCACGTCGGCAAAATCATATGACATCAAAGACAGTTAAATCCTGGAAGATCAACGTCCCAATTATCTCCACGTGTCAGCACACAAGACATCAGATGCTGGACATGACGTACACATGCAGCCACAGACACAAACTTCCACGCAGTTATATTATTggggtctctctctctctctctctctctctatagcTAAGAGCCTAAGCAACGCATAATAATAGAagtacaagaagaagaagctaaagCCTCTTAAGAAGAAACAAATTATAGGAAAGCAATTAGTCTAACCCAAATATCATATAGTAGCTATTTGATTCTAAGTtacttgttaatttttcttgttttgtgtcCACAACCGGACTTTCTCATGGAAGTTAGCCGGAAAATGACGAACGTGCTAGGCACTGAGCGTGATTTGAACTTTAAGGAGACTGAGCTGTGTCTTGGATTgcctggtggtggtggtggtggtggaacTGCTGAGCCTGAGACTCTCAAAGCTACCGGAAAAAGAGGCTTCTCCGAGACTGTTGATCTGAAACTTAACCTTCAGTCCAAGGAAGATAGCAACAAGAATATTGTTTCAAAGGAGAAAAACCCGGCAAAGCCACCAGCCAAGTAAGCTATCAACTCtatctctgattttttttcaatagaaatTCTAGTCACTTTAAATATGCTATATGGGGTTAGGCTATCATGCccaaatactattattattgtaCTGTTATAGTTGATAGTATTAGAGATGTATTAACACATTTtatcttttagaaatttttaggACACATTTCTATTGGATAAAAAAGCTGCTTATTTTATGGTCAACGTTATCAActtctttatttttactttcatgTTTATTTTTGGCAATACTCATCAATACCAAAAAATACagcttttagggtttgattTATAGTTTTGTTAAAGAAGGAGGAAGAATTTCAAAGGGTAATTATGGATTTCAGGGCACAAGTTGTGGGATGGCCACCAGTTAGGTCGTACAGGAAGAATATGATGGCTCAGAAGAATACAAGTGAGGAGGGAGAGAAAGCAAGCAGTGCTGGTGCAGCCTTTGTGAAGGTTTGCATGGATGGTGCACCATATCTTCGTAAGGTGGACTTGAAAATGTACAAGAGCTACCAAGAACTATCTGATGCCTTGGCCAAGATGTTCAGTTCCTTTACCATGGGTGAGTCTATTAATTGTTGCCTATAGGAGAAATATagataacataattttttattttattttttttaggtagAAAACAAGACTATAAAAATTCATGGattatatgattattattattatttttttttttttttggtaggaggattatatgatttttcaaGTTCCATGAGTAACAATCATTggtccaaaagaaagaaaaaatattttgaagagATATTAACAGTTTCCAATAGATATCCATGTGTATGAGAGATCTTGACCCCAACatcattaatataaaataaaaataacaagctCCCATTCAGGTAGGTCTTATTTTGTATTTCATGGAACAGATTGATTATTtgcaaattatattataataattagtagtaagttaattaaaaagttctattttgttgtcttttcaCCTTGTGTAGATCTGGAAAAGAACATATGTTAGAGCAAGTGGAACTTGAAATGATATGATTGATTGCATATTACAAGCTAGCTTTTTATCACTTTATTGttggtttgatattttatgtataagtaatttatattgtttttatgtttgtttaaattaaaGGCAATTATGGGGCCCAAGGAATGATTGATTTCATGAATGAGAGCAAGTTAATGGATCTTCTCAACAGCTCTGAATATGTGCCAACCTATGAAGATAAGGATGGTGATTGGATGCTTGTGGGCGATGTTCCATGGGAGTAAGTACTTCATCCCTCTAAAAGAAACCCTAAGCCAAATCACATGGATAATCAAATAACTAATACAGAATATATATGGAAATATAACACATAAGCTTGCCAGCATAATATATGGAGAAATGGAGAATTAACGTTCAAAATTCTTattacttagaaaattttttaaagatcaAGTGAAATTACAACTATTAGTACTAACTCTTATTTGATTTCATACAGGATGTTTGTTGATTCATGCAAGCGCTTACGCATAATGAAAGGATCAGAAGCTATTGGTCTTggtatatatattcaaaaatacATTATTTGGTCTAGTttaactatttatatttttgtaaatttttatatgtaAGACTATAATTAATGTAAATTTGGTTTAACTTTCAGCACCAAGAGCCATGGAGAAGTGCAAGAACCGTAGCTGAACTATGCTTAGCTTAGCCAACTCCTGCATCCATGAGGACTTATGCGTGAAGGCACTTTCGCACGAGTCGGATCGATCGAGCAGGGTGCATGTTCttttgattgtgtttgtttgtttgttttttttttttttttttaatttgatcgTATATAGATATCAAAGGATCTGGACATTTGTAATAGACAAGAAGCAATAAACTTAGCCCGATTGTCTGCCTTGTTTATTGCTAATGGTTTGTTTAATAATCACCTATTTTGATGTTGTTTGTTGCTGTCCCTGCTGTCCTAGTTGTTTGTATGTTTTATTCCTTCAATTTTAATGCTtcttatatttgattattttcatGAAAAGATTCTTCATATCCCTTATTTTCATTTCTATTCATTAATTTATTGAGAGGagttattattgtttttaggTGAGGAAGGTATTAAAAACCGGGACCCAAATTTGGTAGGGAACAAGACCATGTGCATGTTGATGGGGCTTGCATTCATGGCCATTAATTTGTGGAATTTGTATTACCAGTTGGGACAcacatatttaattttttgaatgtagACTGTTGATTGAAATGTGGGTGGAATTCTTTAAGCTCAGATGGTACGAACTATGGTAGTTGCCATAGGTGGATgttatattgttttaattttaggaTCATAATTGAAGATTACGGGATCACTAATAACATTTAATTTAGGTCAAAGAAAGTGGTACTACCCATTTCAATTATCAAGTTTATATTGTCCATCGAATTCTTTACCCATTTCTCTCACCTTGTCTTTGCAAACCAATACATAAAATTGGGATGGAGGAAGCTTTTTAAttgcttatttttttaactaaaaaagaaaGTCATAGGAAAATTTATGAGTCATTTCCTGTGAACATTTTCACCTTTAGCATATTAGTGTCTGCATCTTTAACTATTTCTGTAAACATTTGTTCTGGCATTTGCATCAACTGCTTACACTTTTTTACGAAGATCATTgggcatgcatttttttttcctgaatagaATTTGCAAGGAGTTTCTCATTTGCatgtcaaatattttatatttatattcaaacaattACCCTGTGGATGTGGTGGCAGAAAGTGTGAAAGGATCAGACATTGTGTTGGAAGCAATAGTTGAAGCAGAAGTAGCACATAATGCCAAAGATTTCTTTTCACAGCCCCAGAATCAAATACAATGAGTAGACAGGTAATCCTAATTTTAGATCTACTGTCTGCACTGTTAATTTTTCTGAATCTTTAGTGAatcttgtatatgtatatattattggTAATACATAATGAAGATGTGTACTGATTGGAGATCCTTTCTATTTTAGTTTTGCTAGCTGCCGCTTGCTGTAATGGTAAAGTTGCTCTTACATTATATGAAACCGGTATACCACACCTTATGCAAGTCAGTTCCTTTGAATTCTTAATCTAAAACATGCTTGCCAGTTTTTTTTGGTACAATCTTTTGGTGGTAATGCAGCAAAGTTGCTTGGGGGCTTGACTATCAAGCTTTATTAAttggaaattttattcaaatgcttAGATCTAATGAGAGCTCGGGCTCAAATGGCACTTCTCTCATAAGAATGACAGGGTGAGGTTATGGACTCAAGCCCGTTGTGTAactaaccaataaaaaaaatgcttagaTTCAAGAATTGAAAATGTCAGAATGGACTAGtcttaaaattattgttcaaGATTGCTACTCTTATGTGGGATACTCACTGCTCATACACAGGCAAAAAGGCAGTTCGGCAAAAATAGATTGTTCAAGATTGTCAGAGCAAGCGTTTAACTAGAATTAACTGATTAAATTGATTTAGTAGCTACTCTTTGCAGGtgcttatccaaaaaaatttaattaaaggatgcaaaaaattgtttgtttttttgtacgTATGTATATAAACAAATTTGGTACGTGGTATGGGCGCATACAACTTAGATGAGTTCTTGGTATTAAACTGTGGTGGTCGTGCAGGGATCGACGTGTTCATCCAAAATTAAAGGACGGCATggcttttccaaaaaaaattttgactaaaaaaagcattttttttttaaataaaaaattttacttccTAAAAATAACCATTAATACAAGTTTGGCTAATTGGTGCTtttaactgaaaaaaaaaagggttggtTAAATTAGTAATCCTGAATTTGTTCCCGCAAGCATGTTTGTGTTTGGCCTCCATAGGTTTGAACAAGTTGCTTGTTGCAAATTTTAAGTTCATGACATATAATTTGGCTTTCAACGTAATGTACCCTTGGGTTTATCTTTCAGCTTCACTTTGGAGTCTTTTAGCAGATAGCTGCATTGTTTCTTGGGGTAATCTCtcgtcttattttattttattttttatgaatgagaAGATTGTATCGCATCAAATGAAAAGAGTACAAAGTTAAAGTAACAACACCTAATAGCAAAACTGGAACACCAGTGAACACCAAAACTAACTCAAATACAAGGGAAAGGAACTAAGAAGAAGAGGATTTAAGATCATTTTAAGAAATTCCCCATACACAACAAAAAACTCTGTATTGGACAGAAATAGTAAAATAGCCGTTCCCTTCAATTCTCCTTCATTTCTCTGTATTGGACAGAAATAGTGAATGGATATTTTCTTCAACATAAATTCTACCACCATTTCTCTGCTGCCAAATGTGATATACAGCAGACTATAAGGCTAGGCGGAATACATTGGATCTAAGGCTCTTACCCTTGGCATTTCTTTCACCCCAAGTCATGATCTCATCATCTTGGGGTAATCTCTCTAACtacaaaatcaattttctaGCCAAAATTATATAAACTCTCATAACCAATGAACAGTTAGCGTTGTTAATCTCTGTGATGGCTTCCCCTGACCGATTTTACTGGTTTCTATTAATATATATCCtacaaaccatttttttttccctataatatagtgtttttgataaattaaagaGTGCTGTTAATTTGTCCATTTAGGTCCATCTGGGCGTCTTGTTGCGCATACGTTGATATCCAATGAATTTGCCCACCTGTCGAGAGAGACCATTGACTTagccaagagagagaaaaaccaattggcttaaaaaaatgaaataaaactaaaataatcaGGGTTGGTATATCAAATAGAATGTACATTATTGGGTATGTGTGTGGCGGAAATGTACATGTCATTTCTCTTTTCTGTGCatgtaaattaaaactatatGCCATTTTTTTAGGTCCATGTAAATTCTAAACTGAAGGCCCGATGTTACATGTTGTTCTTAAAGTGCATATCGTTCTTGTTTTAGGTCCATCagaatagttttttctttttaatatttagtttCTGTTTATGATCCATGTAAGTTGCTGTTTTTAATTTAGGTCCCCATAAATAACATGCTGTTTTGGTTTAAAATGAGCTTCGTTTTGTTCTTAAAGTTGTCtttctaatttttgaaaaagttaatttcgTGGTGGTGAAAAcgaatgatttttatttttatttttttctcttctggGAATAAGAAATGCTGGTACCCACCGGGGGTCCAATTTGTTCTTGTAAAGGTTAACATAGATAATCTCAGAGGTAGATATACTTGGTTGGAGATGACGTTGAggtattctttttattttttaaattctaccCTTTTCCCCCTTCTTGAAGTCAAGCTCTCACTTTTTCAACCGAGACAGAGTGagtaaattgagaaaataagtTGACCTAGAAGTCTTTAATACTGGGTGGGTAAGTTTGAAGATTGAATATATGGTCACCTATGTTTGAACAACATAATGAGTGTTTGGATTCACGTTTTGAGCTGTGTttcatgttgtttttttttttttttcttgattcaCGCGCAACAGCTTTTAGGAGACAATATACtgtttgtgcactgttcatcagaaaaaatattaaaaattggtcccacagcattatttacacatttaaaaattattttgttacagtgttttcaatttttagtttaagcaaaaataatttgtatccaaacggacccatattGTAATATGTCTATCGTTCACGTCgctctcactttttttttttcgttggcACTCCCAAATTTGTCTTCTATGGATTGAAATTACtaaatcaacttttttttcttcttttaataaaaagaaatttgtggccccttttcttaaaaagaatgatgacaCAATTTATATGTAATGTGAATGGAATTTGGCGctacctttcttttcttgtaaTATCAATTAATGGAGCGGATACAAATTGTCTTGGGATAGTGGAAGTTTTAATACCTATTTGTTGCGAGTATTCCCTCTTCTTAAGAAAACCAAGTATGATTGTATGTGTGTACACACGTGCGCGATATGCGCACATGCTCTCTTTTTATTAGGATGGCTACAAATGAGTGtatcttcttttatttgaatgatGTATAGTTGTTAGTTAGTATACACACGACTTTTTAAGAGGCTTAGTCATGTATTGTATTTCTAACTTAAGCCACAATTTTGCAATTGGTTTCTccattgttttgaaacttgaattattgaaaaaaactaaaaaatgaagaggtttaaaatttttgaggttAAACTGGAGTTCAACCGACGTCAAACCgggacaaaataaaaatgattaattcaattatatttaataaactTAATATTTTGTAACTTAAAAACTCAAGAAGCTGACTTGTCTCAATGGTTAGTGTGCAAGTGTCAGACTATTTCTTGAATGAGGGGCCAAGGTCTGACTTCCCATGCTTgaattttatccaaaaatacAGACTATCCTGAATCGCTTGCCAAAAAATGGGCTAGACCTTCGATTCTTGGTTGAACAGGTCGATCTAGTTCAGTTTTGAAAACTATGGCAATCTCCTCTACAACCTCTTTTAAAACTTCATCTGTTAGAGACAACTGAATTACACTCTGCTAGCTCATTCCAAGAAATCTTCCTTTTCATCATCTTTTGCTAGCAAAACATCCTTGATGTTTCAGTGCTTTCAATAATTCTTTTTGCATTAACAAAACACGCATTTTAACACACcacaaattgaaattatttttctcttaaaaattttttatctcAAATTTTGTTGTGGACAAAATTTTTATCGTCTTCCTTAAAAACCTTACATAACCAAATAGATCTTATAGCTATTGGAACATTCAGTTTCTTGAACaaagaactcaaaaaaaaattgaaataacccctcaatccaaacaaagaacACTGGTACCAAGTTGTTGAGATAGTGGAAGTTTTGATACCAATTTGGTGTGAGTGTATCCAATAATAGTAGGctgtaaaaatagaaaaagcaaTCACATAAcgaacaaaaatattaatatgatTTGGCCTTAGGTCTACATTCATAGGCAGAGAgaaaatttcactaaaaaaaataggaaaattacaaaattaatacAAAAGTACTCTCATAAAGCCCAAACCTAAAATACGTTCAAAGAGCTCTCCCTCGCTAGGAATATAAACAGGATAATTTTCTGTTTGCTATACAATTGCATGGCTTGAACTCACTGTCCTCATAAAAACCTATAACAAAggtgaatatatataaatatatatttatatttatatttatatatataattggaatCCTATTAATAATATGACTTAGTCAACTAATTGGAATCCTTattattgtaacaattttaaCAGGCTTTCCAAAGcttattattgtaaaaaaaaaaaaaatagagtgaCAAAATTATCCTTCATTTCTCATATTCCATATTAATTTTAGAAGTAATCAAATATATATTCTcccctacaccaaaaattaatttgtgttttcatttaatgataaaaagttgaaactctaacacacacacacacacacacacatataatttttcttccGCGTcccttatatttttaattttattattattatggtcatctttttatttatttttttttgagagaaagtttcaacctataacaTCCGCTTCTGATGATAGTTCTTTTTCATCAGTctaagacatcaatcagtttttgatgtaggtggggattgaacTTCATATCTCTATTTCAATCAtcaaagattttaccagttaaGTTAGCTGGACTCTCATCACTTAtcccttaaaaagaaaaatgttttctctAACCATTTTGTCTT contains:
- the LOC115950611 gene encoding auxin-responsive protein IAA14-like encodes the protein MEVSRKMTNVLGTERDLNFKETELCLGLPGGGGGGGTAEPETLKATGKRGFSETVDLKLNLQSKEDSNKNIVSKEKNPAKPPAKAQVVGWPPVRSYRKNMMAQKNTSEEGEKASSAGAAFVKVCMDGAPYLRKVDLKMYKSYQELSDALAKMFSSFTMGNYGAQGMIDFMNESKLMDLLNSSEYVPTYEDKDGDWMLVGDVPWEMFVDSCKRLRIMKGSEAIGLAPRAMEKCKNRS